The Juglans regia cultivar Chandler chromosome 2, Walnut 2.0, whole genome shotgun sequence genome includes a window with the following:
- the LOC109001086 gene encoding protein MOS2 translates to MRFSLQSKSSSKPKPIKPSQNNFDDSKDNSNDREDAKRLQYITQFDASETLTRKKESTNHVIAPIPNEWRPPKRMKNLELPITSQSDGSGALSFELDSGISSVDAHDSKISYGLNLRQKSDSNDDDDDRSQSAPVPVETMLLQKLKNDLERLPEHRGMEEFDDVPVEGFGAALLAGYGWYEGRGIGKNPKGDVKVVQYEKRTDKQGLGFLSSDEKEKGESKGKNGDRERRSSNVGNDSRSSKEEDRERFRKSKEEEPRFREQSKDSKRKKNQPVSWLKSHIRVRIISKELKGGRLYLKKGEVVDVVGPTTCDISMDESRELIQGVSQDLLETALPRRGGPVLVLFGKHEGAYGNLVKKDSEEETGLVQDANNHELLHVRLEQIAEFIGDPSCLGY, encoded by the coding sequence ATGAGATTCTCTCTGCAATCAAAATCCTCTTCTAAACCTAAACCCATCAAACCCTCACAAAACAACTTCGACGACTCCAAAGACAACAGCAACGATCGCGAAGATGCGAAGCGATTGCAATACATCACCCAATTCGACGCTtccgaaaccctaacccgcaAAAAGGAATCCACGAATCACGTAATCGCCCCCATCCCCAACGAATGGAGGCCCCCCAAGCGGATGAAGAACCTCGAACTTCCGATCACCTCCCAATCCGACGGCTCCGGCGCCCTCTCCTTCGAGCTCGATTCCGGGATTTCCTCCGTCGACGCCCACGATTCCAAAATCTCTTACGGCCTCAATCTCCGCCAAAAGTCTGATTCcaacgacgacgacgacgatcGTTCACAGTCTGCTCCTGTTCCGGTGGAAACCATGTTGCTCCAGAAGCTGAAGAACGACCTCGAGAGGCTCCCAGAGCATCGGGGCATGGAGGAGTTCGACGATGTTCCCGTGGAGGGCTTCGGCGCCGCCTTGCTCGCGGGGTACGGGTGGTACGAAGGGAGAGGGATTGGGAAGAACCCCAAAGGGGATGTGAAAGTGGTTCAGTACGAGAAGAGGACGGACAAGCAGGGCCTGGGGTTTCTGAGCTCCgatgagaaagagaaaggggaaTCTAAAGGGAAAAATGGCGATAGAGAACGGAGGTCTTCCAACGTTGGCAATGACAGTCGGAGTTCGAAAGAAGAGGATCGCGAACGTTTCAGGAAatctaaagaagaagaaccaagGTTTAGAGAACAAAGTAAGGATTCgaaaaggaagaagaatcaACCAGTATCGTGGCTAAAGAGTCACATTCGGGTCAGGATAATCAGCAAGGAACTCAAAGGAGGAAGATTGTATTTGAAGAAGGGGGAGGTTGTGGATGTGGTTGGACCCACCACGTGTGATATCTCCATGGATGAGAGTAGGGAGCTAATTCAAGGGGTTTCACAAGACCTTCTTGAGACTGCCCTGCCCCGCCGTGGGGGACCCGTGCTTGTTCTGTTTGGTAAGCATGAGGGTGCGTACGGGAATCTTGTCAAGAAGGATTCGGAAGAAGAAACTGGTTTGGTTCAGGATGCCAATAACCATGAGTTGCTCCATGTGCGGCTCGAACAAATTGCCGAGTTCATCGGGGATCCCAGCTGCCTTGGATATTGA